A genomic region of Microtus ochrogaster isolate Prairie Vole_2 chromosome 15, MicOch1.0, whole genome shotgun sequence contains the following coding sequences:
- the LOC101980238 gene encoding LOW QUALITY PROTEIN: olfactory receptor 11A1-like (The sequence of the model RefSeq protein was modified relative to this genomic sequence to represent the inferred CDS: substituted 1 base at 1 genomic stop codon) has protein sequence MRKSYGDNENQTTWLILVGFGELQHLGFLPFTLFLAIYVVTVGGNLLILLAVVSTRTLHTPMYLFLCHFSLLEIGYTSNIMPQLLQSFLEGGDTISLASCLVQFYMFASLAAAECLMLSAMSYDRYLAICHPLHYPALMSTWSCSCLATGAWLSGFFFSAFTLALAAPLSLCPGNRVIDHYFCDFAPVVGLFCGEVWIMWGAGVGISGCLTLIPFVLIVTSYTFILRTVLRIPSGHGXQKAFSTCSSHLSVVGVFYGTLVVVYVTPTDHMPPLLRKAFSVLYTVLTPMVNPIIYSLKNQEVKRALQRLWRQLI, from the coding sequence ATGAGGAAGTCATATGGTGACAATGAGAACCAGACCACCTGGCTGATCCTGGTGGGCTTTGGCGAGCTGCAACACCTGGGCTTCCTCCCTTTCACTCTCTTTCTAGCCATCTATGTGGTGACAGTCGGTGGCAATCTCCTCATCTTGCTTGCTGTGGTCTCCACGAGGaccctccacacacccatgtacctCTTCCTCTGCCACTTTTCCCTACTGGAGATCGGCTATACATCCAACATCATGCCTCAGCTGTTACAGAGCTTCCTGGAAGGAGGGGACACCATCTCATTGGCCAGCTGCCTCGTCCAGTTCTACATGTTTGCCTCACTGGCTGCAGCTGAGTGTctcatgctctctgccatgtCCTACGACCGCTACTTGGCCATCTGCCATCCCCTTCATTACCCCGCTCTCATGAgtacctggtcctgcagctgccTGGCCACAGGGGCTTGGCTCAGTGGcttcttcttctctgccttcactCTGGCCTTGGCAgcccctctgtccctctgcccaGGCAACAGGGTGATTGACCACTACTTCTGTGACTTCGCCCCAGTTGTCGGGCTGTTCTGTGGGGAGGTATGGATCATGTGGGGAGCTGGAGTCGGCATCTCAGGCTGCCTTACGCTCATCCCCTTCGTGTTGATTGTCACATCCTACACCTTCATCCTGAGGACTGTGCTGAGGATACCTTCAGGCCATGGGTGACAgaaagccttctccacctgctcctcccacctcagtgTGGTTGGAGTGTTCTATGGCACTCTCGTTGTGGTCTATGTGACCCCAACAGACCACATGCCTCCCCTGCTCCGGAAAGCCTTCTCTGTGCTCTACACGGTGCTCACTCCCATGGTCAACCCCATCATCTACAGTCTGAAGAATCAAGAAGTAAAGCGGGCTCTGCAGCGGCTCTGGAGACAGCTCATCTGA